The Streptomyces pratensis genomic interval GGCGATTCCAATCGCCGGTCTGAGCGTTTCACTCAACCCGCCGCCCTTGCCTGTCACACAAGCCAGGGAACTTACAGATAAAATTCTGCAGGCCCAGGCTTTGAGCTCTGCACGTCACGCGCCTGAGGAGGCCAGGGAGACGGCCCAGCAGACCTTGAGTTCGATGAGAAAAGCTATGCGAAGGGCGCTGGATGAGGCCTACCGCGATGACCGCCTGAAGAAGGTGCAACAGACCACCGCAGAGCGCCTGGACGACGCTAGCGCCGCTATCAATCAAAGTGTCAGCGACCTCGCACAGGCTTTCGCGAACAGCAGCCTGGATGAAAAGAGTTTCGACAGCGCACTGCTACGGCTAAAGGGAAGTCTTCTGAAGCTGGCACGACAGGCCAACCGCGGAATCAGCGAACGTGGCGACGGCATGGCATGGCTCATCAAGGCAAGTGAGGACCAAGCATGACTGCCCCTGCCGAGCCGTCACTGCGACTGAGCTTCCATGAGACCCGAACCAAGGTCATCTTGAGGACTCAACCCGAAAGCCACGAACAACTGGTGCGACTGACGGCCCGGTTCGGCAGTGGAAGCCAACGTGGAACGCTTGCTGCCGAAGTTGACCTGGAGGACTTCCTCTCTAACCTCGCAGTGCTCAACCAGTGGCATGACCCTGCGGGAGTGTCTTTCTCCCCTGACCTGAAGGCATTGGCTGAAGGGTCCGTACTGGACTCGCAGGCAGTCGACTCCCGGCTGGCCGCAGGACAACAAGGGCTGGAGTTCGCCGGGGCAGTCACCCCCGCCGACGTGCCGGCACAGCTGGGTCCTGCATGGAGGGCACCACTGACCGGATTCCAGACCCGCGATATTGCTAAGCTGCTGTCTCTTACGCATGGCGCGAATTTCAGCGTGCCGGGCGCGGGGAAGACCCGGACAGCAATGGCTGTCTATGCGGCACTCCGCCATGTTGGCAAGGTCAGACGCCTGCTCGTCGTCAGCCCCAAATCCGCGTACGAGGCGTGGCAAGACGAGAGCGCACACTGTTTCACCGAACCGCTGGCAGTCCGCGTCTTCGAGCGGCGGCCCGGCACCGACGTTGAAGTGTTGCTGGTCAACTACGAACGGTTGAACCGGTATCAGACGGAGCTGGCGGACTGGCTGAGTGCTGCACCGACCTTGATGGTGCTGGATGAGGCACACCGGATGAAGCTCGGGGTCAGAGGAACTTACGGCACAGCTTGCATGGCGCTCGGGCCACTGGCCCGCCATCGTCTGATCCTCACTGGCACGCCAGCCCCAAATGGTGCCAAGGATCTGGAAAGCCTGCTCTCGTTTGTTTGGCCAGGACACGGCCGCCGGGCTGTCGACAAGGCAGTGGCAGGGGGTGACCTGGCCCACGCGAGTAAGACACTGCGTCCGCTGTTTACGAGGACGACGAAGAATGAACTCGGACTACCGCCCACAGACATCCGGGTGCGTCTCGTCGATCTCCCGCCTGCCCACCGGCGGCTGTACACGGCTCTGCGCAAAAGACCTCAAGGCGTTACTGACAGGGAGCAGGACGAGTTCACGAGACTGGGTAAGGTTCTCGTCTATCTGATGATGGCCAGCACCAGCCCAACCCTGCTGGACAAGGGGCTCGACCGTTACGAGCCACTGCCCTTCTACGTGCCCCCCTACGAAGCGCCAGGTGACGGGTCCCTTCGGGACCTCATGCGGGACCTGCCGCGCTACGAGATGTCGCCGAAGTACGAGGCTGTCCTTCGAACCGTTGCCGAGAACGCGCGACTGGGGCGCAAGA includes:
- a CDS encoding DEAD/DEAH box helicase is translated as MTAPAEPSLRLSFHETRTKVILRTQPESHEQLVRLTARFGSGSQRGTLAAEVDLEDFLSNLAVLNQWHDPAGVSFSPDLKALAEGSVLDSQAVDSRLAAGQQGLEFAGAVTPADVPAQLGPAWRAPLTGFQTRDIAKLLSLTHGANFSVPGAGKTRTAMAVYAALRHVGKVRRLLVVSPKSAYEAWQDESAHCFTEPLAVRVFERRPGTDVEVLLVNYERLNRYQTELADWLSAAPTLMVLDEAHRMKLGVRGTYGTACMALGPLARHRLILTGTPAPNGAKDLESLLSFVWPGHGRRAVDKAVAGGDLAHASKTLRPLFTRTTKNELGLPPTDIRVRLVDLPPAHRRLYTALRKRPQGVTDREQDEFTRLGKVLVYLMMASTSPTLLDKGLDRYEPLPFYVPPYEAPGDGSLRDLMRDLPRYEMSPKYEAVLRTVAENARLGRKTLVWSTFVRNLTTLGSALANFQPAVVHGGSIDRDEQIRRFRNDPDCMVLLSNPATLGEGISLHHVCHDAIYLDRDFSAGRFLQSLDRIHRLGLKAGTETRITVLLSRGTIDEAIHDRLGVKLDFMGRILDDPSVQELADPDEEVTPWGMDATDLRALLEHLDSPGI